Within Massilia endophytica, the genomic segment TGAAACAAATGTTCGCCTCCCTCGTTGTAGGCGTTTCCGCAGCAGTGGCTACCGCCAGCGTGTTCGCGGCGGACATGACCGGTGCAGGTGCTTCCTTCCCGTATCCGATCTATTCGAAGTGGGCTGAGTCGTACAAGGCAGCCACCGGCAACGGCCTGAACTATGCTTCCGTCGGTTCCGGCGCGGGCATCAAGCAGATCAAAGCCAAGACCGTCGATTTCGGCGCTTCCGACATGCCCCTGAAAGCGGAAGAGCTGGACGCGGATGGCCTGATGCAGTTCCCGGCCATCATGGGCGGCGTGGTCACCGTGGTGAACGTGGACGGCATCGCCCCCGGCCAGCTGAAGCTGACCGGTCCCGTGGTCGCCGACATCTACATGGGCAAGATCACCCAGTGGAACGACGCCGCCATCGCTGCCCTGAACCCGGGCGTGAAACTGCCGGCCGCGGAAATCACCGTGGTGCACCGCGCCGACTCCTCGGGCACCTCCTTCCTGTTCACCGACTACCTGTCCAAGACCAGCCCTGAGTTCAAGACCAAGGTTGGCGCCAGCACCGCCGTGAAATGGCCAGTGGGCGTGGGCGGCAAGGGCAACGACGGCGTGGCCGCCAACGTGCAGCGCATCAAGGGCTCCATCGGCTACGTGGAATGGGCCTACGCCAAGAAGAACAAGATGTCGCACACCCAGCTGAAGAACAAGGATGGCGTGTTCCTGCAGCCGGACGACGACGCCTTCAAGGCCGCTGCCGCCAATGCCGACTGGGCCAAGACCCCCGGCTTCGGCGTGGTGCTGACCGACCAGGCAGGCAAGGCATCCTGGCCGATCACCGGCGCCTCCTTCATCCTGATGCACAAGCAGCAGGCTGACGCGGCCAAGGCCAAGGAAGTGATCAAGTTCTTCGACTGGGCCTACGCCAACGGCGACAAGTCGGCCACCGAACTGGATTACGTGCCGATGCCCGACGCAGTCGTGAAGCAGGTGCAGGCCTCCTGGAAGGCAAACCTGAAAGACGCTTCCGGCAAGGCGCTGTATTAAGTAGCGAAGGGGACAGACCCCGGATGGGGACTCGCCGTCCGCGTCTGTCCCCGGTACCCTGGTCAGCCACCGATCACAGTCAGTCAACTGTGTTGAGTGGCGGACTGTGCTCTCGGGGACAGACCCGTAGGGTCTGTCCCCTGTGTCAAGAGCAGCAAATACTATAAGAACATTCCATGAGCGCAGAATTGTCATCCTCCACGCTGTCCGTTCAGGAGTCCAACATGAACGAGGCTGCGGCCCACGCCGCCATGCAGTCCACCATGCGCAAGCAGCGCATCCAGGACTTCATCTTCCACAAGCTGACCATGCTGTTCGCACTCTCCGTGCTCTTCGTCCTGGTCGGCATTATCGTATCCCTCATCATCGGCGCGATTCCTGCATTGAAGGAATTCGGGCCGAAATTCATTTCCACGGTCGAATGGGACCCGGTGAACGACCAGTACGGCGCCCTGATCGCCATCGTCGGCACCCTGGTCACCTCCGGCATTGCGCTGCTGATCGCCTTCCCGGTCAGCTTCGGCATCGCCCTGTTCCTGACCGAGATCTGCCCCGTATGGCTGCGCCGCCCGCTGGGCACCGCCGTCGAACTGCTGGCCGGTGTGCCGTCGATCATTTACGGCATGTGGGGCCTGTTCGTGTTCGCCCCCCTGTTCGGCGACTACGTTCAGCCCCTGCTGAAGTCCACCCTGGGCATGGTCCCCTTCATCGGCGTGCTCTTCAAAGGCCCCACCATGGGTATCGGCCTGCTCACCGCGGGCATCATCCTCGCCGTGATGATCATTCCCTTCATCGCCTCCGTGATGCGCGACGTGTTCGAGATCGTGCCCGCCGTGCTGAAGGAATCTGCTTACGGCCTCGGTTGCACACGCTGGGAAGTGGTGCGCAAGATCGTTCTGCCTTACACCAAGTCCGGCGTGGTGGGCGGCGTGATGCTGGGCCTGGGCCGTGCTCTGGGCGAAACCATGGCCGTGACCTTTGTGATCGGTAACGCCAACAAGCTGGGCGCCAGCCTCTTCTCGCCGGGGAACAGCATCGCCTCCACCCTGGCCAACGAGTTCGGCGAAGCGGCCACGCCGCTGCACGTGTCCTCGCTGCTTTCGCTGGGTCTGATCCTCTTCCTCATCACCCTGATCGTGCTTTCGGCTGCGAAGCTGATGCTGGCCGGTATGTCCCGCAAGGAGGGCGTGAAATGAACACCGCCATGAATCCTGTCTACCGCAAGCGCCTGCGGGTGCACCGCATCGGCATCGCGCTCTCCGTGGCCGCCATGTCGCTGGGCCTGATCTTCCTGCTGTGGATTCTGGCCACGCTGCTGATCAACGGCTTCTCGGCACTGAGCCTGAGCCTTTTCACCGCCAACACGCCCGCGCCGGGCACGGAAGGCGGCGGCCTGCTCAACGCCATCGTCGGTTCGCTGATGATGGTTGGCCTGTCCACGCTGGTTTCCACGCCCATCGGCGTCCTGGCGGGCATCTACCTCGCCGAGTACGGCGACGAAAACAAAGTGGCCCAGCTGACCCGCTTCGTGACGGACGTGATGCTCTCCGCGCCGTCCATCGTGATCGGCCTGTTCGTGTACACGCTGTATGTGGCCAATGTGAAGCACTTCTCCGGTTATGCGGGCTCCATCGCGCTCTCGCTCATCGCCGTGCCGGTGGTGGTGCGCACCACGGACAACATGCTGCGCCTGGTGCCAAACAGCCTGCTGGAAGCGGCCTTCGCCCTCGGTGCGCCGCGCTGGAAAGTGGCCATGATGGTGCGCCTGCGCGCCGTGAAGGCTGGTGTGATCACCGGGGTGCTGCTGGCGGTGGCCCGCGTATCCGGCGAAACCGCGCCGCTGCTGTTCACCGCCCTGAGCAACCAGTTTCTCAGCTTCGACATGAACAAGCCGATGGCCAACCTGCCGTACGTGATCTACCAGTTCGCGATGAGCCCGTACGACAATTGGCGCGCGCTGGCCTGGGGCGGCGCGCTGCTCGTGACCTTTAGCGTGCTGGCGCTGAACATCCTGTCGCGCACCGTATTCACCCAGAAGATACCGAATTAAACGAGAACAGAACCATGAGCCAAGAGAACAAGCGCAAGATCATCGAGATTTCGGGTCTCAACTTCTATTACGGGAAGACCCGCAGCCTCCACGATGTGAACCTCGACATCCACGAGAAGCAGGTGACGGCCTTCATCGGCCCTTCCGGCTGCGGTAAATCGACCCTGCTGCGCACCCTGAACCGCATGTACGACCTGTATCCCGGCCAGCGCGCCGAAGGGCAGATCATGTACCGCGGCCGCAATATCCTGGAGAACGGCCAGGACCTGAACATGTTGCGCGCGAAAGTGGGCATGGTGTTCCAGAAGCCGACGCCGTTCCCCATGTCCATCTACGACAACATCGCCTTCGGCGTGCGGCTGTACGAAGACCTCTCCAAGGGCGAGATGGACGAGCGCGTGGAATGGGCGCTGAAAAAGGCGGCCCTGTGGACCGAAGTGAAGGACAAGCTGGGCAAGAGCGGCCTGTCGCTCTCCGGCGGCCAGCAGCAGCGCCTGTGCATCGCGCGCGGCGTGGCGGTCAAGCCGGACGTGCTGCTGCTGGACGAGCCCACGTCCGCGCTGGACCCGATCTCCACCTCCAAGGTGGAGGAGCTGATCAGCGAACTGAAACAGGACTACACCATCGCCATCGTGACCCACAATATGCAGCAGGCGGCGCGCTGCTCGGACTACACGGCCTATATGTACCTGGGCGAGCTGGTGGAATTCGGCGAAACGGACCAGATCTTCATGAACCCTGTGCGCAAAGAGACGCAGGACTACATCACCGGCCGCTTCGGCTAATTACAAGAACATTCGGGAGAAACAGCCATGATGGGCGAACATTCGAGCAAGCAGTATGACCTGGACCTTGAAGCCATCCGCTCCAAGGTGCTGCTGATGGGCGGCATGGTCGAAACCCAGTTCCTGGACGCGATGACCTGCTTCCGCATCGGGAACCTGGAACGTGCCGAGCGCGTGATGCGCGAAGACGATGCCGTGAACCAGCTGGAACTGCAGCTGGACGATGCGTGCAGCCACCTGATCGTGCGCCGTCAGCCGGCCGCCAACGACCTGCGCACGATCATGGCGACGATCAAGGTCATTACGGACCTGGAGCGCATCGGCGACGAGGCTACCAAGATCGCGCGCACGGCGAAAAGCCTGCACAGCCGCGGCGCCGTGACCGTGAACCACTATGAAATGGTGCGCGGCATCGCCAACGCCACCAGCGACATGCTGCACGACGCGCTGGATTGCTTCGCCCGCAACGACGGCGCCCAGGCGCACCAGCTGATCGCCCAGGACGCGATCATCGACCACGAGTTCCGCTCCATCATGCGCAACCTCATCACTTTCATGATGGAGGACCCGCGTACGATCTCCGCCGCCTTGGATACAATGTGGGTGGCCAAGGCCATCGAGCGCATTGGCGACCATGCCAAGAACATCGCCGAATACGTGATTTACGTGGTGGAAGGGCGCGATATCCGCCATTCCCGTCCCGCTGCGGGCGACACCGAGGCCGGTAAAGAGTAAAGTAGAGAAATGGCATCCGACAAAACGACTGTACTGATTGTTGAAGACGAACCGGCCATTGTCGAACTGGTCACCTTCTCGCTGCGCGAGGCGGGCTGGAACTGCTGTGCCGTGCAAAGCACGCAGGAAGCCTGGGAGTTCATCCACCAGCGCACCCCCCAGCTGATACTGCTGGACTGGATGCTGCCGGACCAGAGCGGCCTGCGCCTGCTGGCGCGCATCCGCAGCGACCGCCAGTTTGCCGACATCCCCATCATCATGCTGACTGCGAAGAGCATGGAGGAGGACAAGCTGGCAGGCCTGAACAGCGGCGCGGACGACTACATCACCAAGCCCTTCTCGCCGCGCGAGCTGCTGGCGCGTTCCCGCGCGCTGCTGCGCCGGAAGACGCCGGAACATGCCGACACCGCCATGAAGGCGGGGCCGATCACGCTTGACCCGGTGAGCTGCACGGTGAGCATGGACGGCAACAAGATCGACATCGGCCACGCCGAATACAAGCTGCTCAAGTTCTTCCTGGCGCATCCCGAGCGCGTGTTCTCGCGCAGCCAGCTGCTGGACAAGGTGTGGGGCGACCATGTGGTGATCGAGGAGCGCACGGTGGACGTGCACGTCCTGCGCCTGCGCAAGGCGCTGAAGGAGGCCGAGCACCTGATCAAGACGGTGCGCAGCGTCGGCTACATGCTGTCCGAAAAAGCATGAGCCCAAAAGTTCTCTTCTGGGTGCCCGTCGCCTTGCGCATGGGCTTCGTGCTGGCCGGTGTAGGTCTTTTGTGGTGGTGGTTCGACGCCGTATCCGCCCTCGTGGCAGGCATGGCCGTGCTGATCGCCATGCTGGTGGTGCAGCTCAATTATCTGTTCCAGCTGAGCGGCTGGCTGGATCACCCGCAAAGCAGCAAGCTGCCGGACGGGTGGGGCGCCTGGACGGGCATCTTCTCCCGCCTGTACCGCCTGCGCCGCGACGACGAGAAGAACCAGGCCGAATTGACCGAATGGCTGGCGCGATTCCGCCAGGCCATGCACCTGCTGCCAGACGGCGTCGTGATCATGGACGATGTGCTCTTCCTCGAATGGTGCAATCCTGCCGCCGAAGAGCATCTGGGCCTGCGCCACGACCGCGACAAGGGCATGCGCGTGACGAACCTGGTGCGCAGCCCGGACTTCATGGATTACCTGATCCTGGGCCGCTACGACCAGCCGCTGACGCTGAGCTTCCGCGGCCGCAAGCTGATCGTCCACATCATCCCCTTCGAGAACCGGCGCCAGATCCTGGTCACGCACGACGTGACGGAGACCCAGCGTGCGGAAATGATGCGGCGCGACTTCATCGCCAACGCCTCGCACGAGCTGCGCACGCCGCTGACCGTGATCGTGGGCTTCCTGGAGATCGCCGCCTCGGAGCAGCTCGATGCGAAGACGCGCGAAGCCCACCTGAAGCTGATGACGGAGCAGGGCCACCGCATGCAGAACCTTATCGAGGACATGCTGACGCTCTCGCGCCTGGAGTCGGTGGACCACCCGATGCGTCCTGAGCACGTGGATATCCGCAAGATGATGGAGCAGATCGAGCGCGACGCCCAGGCACTTTCGGCAGGCAAGCACGAGATCGTGCTGGAAGTGCGGGGCGGGGACGTGATGGGAGCCTACGAAGAGCTGTACAGCGCCTTCGGCAACCTCGCCTCGAACGCGGTGCGCTACACCCCGGCAGGCGGCAAGATCAGGCTGTGCTGGGAAGACACCGACAAGGGCGTGCGCTTCATGGTGCAGGACAGCGGCATCGGCATCAGCCCCGAACACATTTCGCGCCTGACCGAGCGCTTCTACCGGGTGGACAAGAGCCGCTCGCGCGAAACGCAGGGCACGGGCCTGGGGCTGGCCATCGTCAAGCATGTGCTGCTGCGCCATAGCGGCACCCTGAACATCACCTCCGAACCGGGGCAGGGCAGCACCTTCATCGTCAACCTGCCCAAGTCACTGGCCTGGGCTCCGCCTCCGCCCGCCCTTACTGCGTAAGGCTCGCGCTTCGTTCCGCTCCACGGCGGGCGAAGCGCGCTTCGATTTCTTCCAGCGTTTTCCCTTTGGTCTCCGGCAGCAGGAATGCTGCGGCGAGGAAGTAGAGTACCGTGCATCCGGCGCCGTAGAAGAACATCGTCGCGTAGCCGTACTGTCCCACCGTCGGCAGGAACACGGCGGCAATCACGGTTGAAACGAACTGGTTGATAAGCAGTGCAATGCTCATGCCGTTCGAACGTATGCGCGTCGGCATCAGCTCGGACAGGGCGAGCCATACGCAGACGCCGGGGCCGACGGCGAAACTGGCGACGAAGAGGCACATGGCCAGCGCTACCAGCCAGCCGTTCGAGCTTGGCGGAATGGCGGCGAGGTCAGCGCGTTCGATCTGCAGCGGTGCGGAAGCGCCCAGCGCGGGATCGGCGAAGGGATTCAGGTGCAGTCTGCGGAAGAAGGCGCCGATCACGCTGTCCGGCTGCACGGTATCCGCCCGGCTCAGTTGGAGCGCTGGCAGGGCAGGGTCGTCGCTGCGGCGCGTCTGCACGTTGGTGAACGGGCCGTAGGAGTAGGCGACCGTGAGCTGCCGGGGCGCGCCGTCCGCCGCGCCGAGCGAGCGCAGGGTTTGCGGGTCCAGGCGAAGTTCGAGGCTGTCCGCCTTCGCGCTGGCTTGCAACACGGCGCGCACGTCGATCGGCGTGCTCTCGGCGCTGCGGAACAGCAGGCCAGCCGCCAGCAGGGCGATGGTGATGCCAGCGGTGCCCAGCATCAGCAGGAACTTGCGGCCTTTGCGGTCCACCAGAACGACTGCAACCACCGTCATCAGGGCATTCAGCACCTTGAGCGCTACGTCGGCCATGTTGGCGCTTGATCCGGGAAGGCCAGCCTGGTTCAGGATATTGACCACATAAGCGAGGATGGAGTTGATACCGGTGGCCTGCGTCAGCGCGAGAATCAGGCAGGCCAGCAGGAAAGGAAGCACGTAGCGGCGGCTTAACAGCGGCTCGGCGCCCGAAGGGCCGGCCATCGCATCGGCGCTTGCTCCCAGCGCCTGGCGGATCTCGCGCAGTTCGGCGTCCGCCTCGGCGGCGGAACGGGTGCGGGCGAGCGCCCTGTGCGCGTCGTCGAAACGTCCACGGCGCGCCAGCCAGCGTGGCGATTCGGCCAGCAGCAGGCTGCCCGCAGTGAAGACGATGCCCGGTGCGAGGCACATCCAGAAGATGCTGCGCCATGCGTGGTCCTTGACGGCGAAGATGGCGGCCGTGCGGTCCGCATCCGATAGGTGCCGGGCCGCCGCCGTCGCCGTTTCGACCGACTGCGCCTGATACAGGCCAATCAGGGCCGCCGCCACCATGCCGATGGTCAGCAGCAGCTGGAACAGGGCCGCGCCCCTTCCGCGCTGGCGTGCATGCAGGCATTCGGCCAGATACAGCGGCACCACAACCCCGATCAGGCCACCACTCACGCCTTGCAGCAGGCGCCCGAACAACAGGGAAAGGTAGCCGTCGGCCAGCGCAATCAGCGGAATACTGAGTGTGAAGAGAAGACCCGCCAGCACCATCACCGGACGGCGCCCCAGCCAGTCCGCGAGCGCGCCGGCTCCCAGGGAGGAGAGCACGGAGCCGAGAAGCACGGCAGCCACGATAAAACTCAACTGCTGCGTGCTGAGTTTCCACGCCACCGAGGCTGTCGATTCCAGGTAGGGAAGGGCGCCTGCGATGATGCCGATGTCGATCCCGTACAGCAGGCCGCCAAGGCCCGCGATAAACAGGAGGAATCCCATGGCGCGGGCGGGAATGGCGGACAGGGTGGCTTGCATTGGAACTCCGGCTAGTTGGGGGAAAGGTCGATGGCTTCGCCTTCAACGAAGACGGCCACCGGCTGCAGGTTGGCATTCAGGACCACGATATCGGCCCATGCCCCGGGCGCAAGACGGCCGCGCTCCGGTTCGCCGAGGTAGTCCGCCGGGTAAAGCGAAAGGCGGTTCGAGGCATCGGCCAGGTCGAGCCCCATGCCCACGAAATTGCGCAGGGCCTGGTCCATGGTGAGCGCGCTGCCCGCGAGCGAGCCCGTGGCGAGCCGCACGCAGCCCAGGCATTTGTAGACGCGCTGGCTGCCCAGGCCATATTCGCCGTCCGGCATGCCGGTTGCAGCCGTTGCATCCGTCACGCCGTACAGGCGCGGGATGGCGCGCAGCGCAGCCTTCATGGCGCCCGGATGCACGTGCTGAAGGTCGGGAATGATCTCTGCGTATTCGGCGTGCGCCAGCGCCGCGCCCACGACGCCGGGCGTGTAGTGATTCAGCGCCGTCATGCCGTTGAACAGGTGGGTGAAGCCGGAGGCGCCCGCGTTCAGCGCGGCGACGCCATCCTCGTAGCTGCCGTTGCTGTGTCCCAGCTGCACGCGGATGCCCATGGCCGCCAGCTCGGGAATGAGGCCGAGATGGCCGCCGATCTCCGTAGCCAGGGTGAGTACGCGGATCGGCGCCAGCTCGTGATAACTGCGTACCAGGTCGATGCTGGCAATGGCCAGGGCATCGGCAGGCTGGGCGCCGAGGCGGTGGATGCTGAGGAAGGGGCCTTCGAGGTGCACGCCCAGCATGCGCGCTGCTCCGGCTGGCCGTTCCGCAATGGAGGGTGCAAGGCCGTTCAGGGCGCGGCGGATGGAGTTGTCCGTCGCCGTCATGGTGGTGCCCAGCATGGCGGTGGTGCCGTGGCGGGCGTGGCTGCGCGCGACGGTTACGCCAGCGTCGCCTCCCTGCATGATGTCTACGCCGCAGGCGCCATGCACATGGAGGTCGACGAAGCCCGGCAGAATGGTCAGCGCGCTGTCGGTGCGGCGGTCTTCCCGAATCGTGTTGATGCGCTGGTTAAAGTCGATGCTTCCGTGGATCCAGCCTTGAGGGGTAAGTATTCTGCCGCTGAGCACTTTCTATTCCGCGATAAGCAATTCGATGCCAGCATCCCGCAAGCCTTCGCGGTATTCCTGGCTGATGCCAGCATCGGTGATAACAGTGTGAACGCGGTTCAGCTGCACGATGCGGTGCAGGCTGACGCGCCCGAATTTGGAAGCGTCGGTAAGGACGATGATCTTCTTGGCCCGCTCCACCATCTTGTGGTTCAGGCTCGCCTCGGCTTCATGGTGGGTGGTGACGCCGAACTGCAGGTCGAAGCCGTCCACGCCGAGGAACAGCTTGTCGAAGCTGTACGCCATCAGGCAGGCCTCGGCCTGGGTGCCCTGGATGGAGAGCGACTGCTTGCGCAGCAGGCCGCCCGTGAGAATCAGGTCCACCCCCGGCGCATCCGCCAGCTCCCAGGCGATGTTCAGGCCATTGGTCATGACCGTCACGTCCTTCGCGCTGCGCAGGTGGCGCGCCAGCGAGATGGTGGTGGTGCCGGAATCGATGATGATGTTATCGCCCGGCTCCACCATGCGCGCGGCGAAGGCGCCGATGCGTTCCTTCTGCTCGTGATTGAGCGCGTCCTTCTGCGGAATGGTGTGCTCCGTGGGCGGGGTGCGCATGAGGGTTGCGCCTCCGTGGCTGCGGGTGGCCAGTCCCTGTGATTCGAGCACACTCAGGTCGCTGCGGATGGTGACTGCGGAAACGCCAAGCTGCTCGACCAGTTGGTTCACCTGTACCGAACCGTTCTGGGTCAGGGCTTGCAGGATGGTGGCGCGGCGCTGGCTGGAATTTCGCATGATCTGCTGTGGATGAGTAAAAATCCCGAGCTTAACAGATCGCGGCGGCGCTGCCAGCAGCGGCGGCCTCGCTGTCAGCCGCATTGCGGCAGCAGGCGCGCGCGTACTGGCCCAGGATGCGGCCCACCTTGTGCTCCAGCAGGGCGGAGGTGGTGGTCGCGAGCTGGCCTTGCAGCACTTCGAGATACTGTTCCGGCAAATGCTGGCTGAGCAGGGCCAGGGGAATTTCGCGCGCATCGAGGTTGGCGCACAGTTTTTCCACGGCGGCTGCCACCTGCGGCTCGCCCCAGTAGTAGCGGCAACGGTCGCTCAGGCCGTAGCGGCGCAGCAGGCGCTGTTCGGCGATGCTGCCCGGGTAGTGCTTGTGCCAGTGGCGGGGCTCGGCCTGCATGGCTTCGTCCAGCACCTGCATCAGGCGCGAGGCCTGGCCTGCAGGCACCAGCTCCTCCTCGATGCGACACAGCGCCATGAGGCCTTCGCGCAGCGCAAACGTGGCGGCCGGACCGACTTTAAGGATTGCGAAGTGGTCGCGCACCATGCGGTGCAGCGCGGCTTCCTGCTGGTAGTCCGTGGAATGGGCCTCGAACACGATGCCCGGCTGCCCGGCGATGAAGTCCGACAGTTCCGCCGCCTGCGCGGCGTCGTAATGCTGGATATGGCTATGGTCGAAGTCCACGCCCGGCTGCACCACCATGGCGATGACGCGGCGCCAGGCGGCGTTCAGTTTCCTGTCGAGGAAGGCCTTGCAATGCACGTCCAGGGTACGGCGCGCGGCGACAGGCGAGGTAACGGCGCCTGCCTGCGCGAGATTGGCTTCGCCGCCTGGAATCGGCACTTCGGTGCCAATGACGTACACCGGCGGCGGCAGGCCGGCCTGCTGGGCGGCCTGCTCGGCGACGGTGCATAGCCTTGCCGAGCGCTCGGCGATGATCTCGTCGCTCAGATATGAGGGATCGTCGGCGCAGCGCATGCTGCAATCCAGGTGGATCTTGTGGAAGCCCGCCGCCACGTATGCGGCGATGAGTGTTTCCGCATGCTGCATGGCGCTTGCCGCGTCCAGCCCCTGCCAGGCATTCGGGCCGAGATGGTCGCCGCCGAGCACAAGCTGCTCCAGCGGGAAGCCCTGTTCGCGCGCCAGCTGGTGCACATAGTCGCGGAACACCTGCGGCGTCATGCCCGTGTAGCCGCCGAACTGGTCCACCTGGTTCGAGGTGGCTTCCACCAGCAGCACCGAGCCGTAGCTGGCTGCCACGCGCATGGCGGCGCGCAGCACGGTGGGATGGCTGCAGCAGACGCTGTACAGGCCCGCGGCCTCGCCGCGCCGGTGTGCCGCCACAACCTGCTGGATGGGAGAGAGGGAAGCATTGTTGTTCATGGCTGTTGATCGCTCAGTTGTTGGCGGGCGAGGAGGGCGGCGCCGCGTGCCCCGCCTGCATCGCCGAAGCGCGGCGGAAGGATGGGTGGGGTGCGCGCCCCGGCAAAGAGGTGGCGCTGTACTGCGCCAGGAAGCTTTTCGTAAAGGTGGGCGAGCTGGGACAGCCCGCCGCCCAGCACAATCGCATGCGGGTCGAGCGCCAGCACCAGGCTGGCCAGGGCCTGGCCCAGCAGGTCGGCATGCACTTCCAGCGTTTTCCCGGCGGTCGCCGACCCCGCCTGCGCATGGGCGACGATGGACAGCGGCGTTTCGTCGCCGCCGCCGAGCTGCCGGTGCAGCTGGCTCATGCCGGGACCGGAGACATAGCGTTCCAGGCAGCCTTCGCGCCCGCAGGGGCAGGAGAGAAGCGGCAGGCCATACGCGGACAGCAGGGCCGCGGGCACGGGCCAGTGGCCCCATTCGCCCGCGAGGCCGTTCCAGCCCCGCATCAGGCGGCCCTCCACGCAGTAGCCGCCGCCCGCGCCGGTGCCAAGAATGGCGCCGAACATCGTGGGCAGTCCGGCGGCGGCGCCGCCTTGGGCTTCCGAGAGGGCGAAGCATTGGCAGTCGTTGCCGATGGCGACGGGCCGCTGCAATGCCTCCTGCAGGGAGCTCACCACGAGGCGCCCGTTCAGGGCGGGAACGTTGGAACTCAGTTGGCGTCCGCTCGCGCTGTCGATAATGCCCGGCAGGCCGATGCCGGTCAGCGCGCGGGCGCCCACGGCCTTGTCGGCGCGCGCGATCAGGCCCTGGATGGCCTGCACGAACTCCGCGAAATCGGCGCCGGGCGTGGCAATGCGTTCGCGGTGCAGCTCGCGCAGCTCGTCGCCTTCGGCATAGGACACCAGCTCGATCTTGCTGCCGCCGATGTCGAGGCCGTGGTATCGGCGTTCAGAAGTCGTCATGGCGGTAAATGGTCACACCCTGCACAACGCGGTTCACGATGCCGCCAGCGAAGGGATTGTCG encodes:
- the pstA gene encoding phosphate ABC transporter permease PstA, with product MNTAMNPVYRKRLRVHRIGIALSVAAMSLGLIFLLWILATLLINGFSALSLSLFTANTPAPGTEGGGLLNAIVGSLMMVGLSTLVSTPIGVLAGIYLAEYGDENKVAQLTRFVTDVMLSAPSIVIGLFVYTLYVANVKHFSGYAGSIALSLIAVPVVVRTTDNMLRLVPNSLLEAAFALGAPRWKVAMMVRLRAVKAGVITGVLLAVARVSGETAPLLFTALSNQFLSFDMNKPMANLPYVIYQFAMSPYDNWRALAWGGALLVTFSVLALNILSRTVFTQKIPN
- the pstS gene encoding phosphate ABC transporter substrate-binding protein PstS, giving the protein MKQMFASLVVGVSAAVATASVFAADMTGAGASFPYPIYSKWAESYKAATGNGLNYASVGSGAGIKQIKAKTVDFGASDMPLKAEELDADGLMQFPAIMGGVVTVVNVDGIAPGQLKLTGPVVADIYMGKITQWNDAAIAALNPGVKLPAAEITVVHRADSSGTSFLFTDYLSKTSPEFKTKVGASTAVKWPVGVGGKGNDGVAANVQRIKGSIGYVEWAYAKKNKMSHTQLKNKDGVFLQPDDDAFKAAAANADWAKTPGFGVVLTDQAGKASWPITGASFILMHKQQADAAKAKEVIKFFDWAYANGDKSATELDYVPMPDAVVKQVQASWKANLKDASGKALY
- the phoU gene encoding phosphate signaling complex protein PhoU, translated to MMGEHSSKQYDLDLEAIRSKVLLMGGMVETQFLDAMTCFRIGNLERAERVMREDDAVNQLELQLDDACSHLIVRRQPAANDLRTIMATIKVITDLERIGDEATKIARTAKSLHSRGAVTVNHYEMVRGIANATSDMLHDALDCFARNDGAQAHQLIAQDAIIDHEFRSIMRNLITFMMEDPRTISAALDTMWVAKAIERIGDHAKNIAEYVIYVVEGRDIRHSRPAAGDTEAGKE
- the pstC gene encoding phosphate ABC transporter permease subunit PstC, producing the protein MNEAAAHAAMQSTMRKQRIQDFIFHKLTMLFALSVLFVLVGIIVSLIIGAIPALKEFGPKFISTVEWDPVNDQYGALIAIVGTLVTSGIALLIAFPVSFGIALFLTEICPVWLRRPLGTAVELLAGVPSIIYGMWGLFVFAPLFGDYVQPLLKSTLGMVPFIGVLFKGPTMGIGLLTAGIILAVMIIPFIASVMRDVFEIVPAVLKESAYGLGCTRWEVVRKIVLPYTKSGVVGGVMLGLGRALGETMAVTFVIGNANKLGASLFSPGNSIASTLANEFGEAATPLHVSSLLSLGLILFLITLIVLSAAKLMLAGMSRKEGVK
- the phoB gene encoding phosphate regulon transcriptional regulator PhoB; this translates as MASDKTTVLIVEDEPAIVELVTFSLREAGWNCCAVQSTQEAWEFIHQRTPQLILLDWMLPDQSGLRLLARIRSDRQFADIPIIMLTAKSMEEDKLAGLNSGADDYITKPFSPRELLARSRALLRRKTPEHADTAMKAGPITLDPVSCTVSMDGNKIDIGHAEYKLLKFFLAHPERVFSRSQLLDKVWGDHVVIEERTVDVHVLRLRKALKEAEHLIKTVRSVGYMLSEKA
- the pstB gene encoding phosphate ABC transporter ATP-binding protein PstB; translation: MSQENKRKIIEISGLNFYYGKTRSLHDVNLDIHEKQVTAFIGPSGCGKSTLLRTLNRMYDLYPGQRAEGQIMYRGRNILENGQDLNMLRAKVGMVFQKPTPFPMSIYDNIAFGVRLYEDLSKGEMDERVEWALKKAALWTEVKDKLGKSGLSLSGGQQQRLCIARGVAVKPDVLLLDEPTSALDPISTSKVEELISELKQDYTIAIVTHNMQQAARCSDYTAYMYLGELVEFGETDQIFMNPVRKETQDYITGRFG
- a CDS encoding MFS transporter, producing MQATLSAIPARAMGFLLFIAGLGGLLYGIDIGIIAGALPYLESTASVAWKLSTQQLSFIVAAVLLGSVLSSLGAGALADWLGRRPVMVLAGLLFTLSIPLIALADGYLSLLFGRLLQGVSGGLIGVVVPLYLAECLHARQRGRGAALFQLLLTIGMVAAALIGLYQAQSVETATAAARHLSDADRTAAIFAVKDHAWRSIFWMCLAPGIVFTAGSLLLAESPRWLARRGRFDDAHRALARTRSAAEADAELREIRQALGASADAMAGPSGAEPLLSRRYVLPFLLACLILALTQATGINSILAYVVNILNQAGLPGSSANMADVALKVLNALMTVVAVVLVDRKGRKFLLMLGTAGITIALLAAGLLFRSAESTPIDVRAVLQASAKADSLELRLDPQTLRSLGAADGAPRQLTVAYSYGPFTNVQTRRSDDPALPALQLSRADTVQPDSVIGAFFRRLHLNPFADPALGASAPLQIERADLAAIPPSSNGWLVALAMCLFVASFAVGPGVCVWLALSELMPTRIRSNGMSIALLINQFVSTVIAAVFLPTVGQYGYATMFFYGAGCTVLYFLAAAFLLPETKGKTLEEIEARFARRGAERSASLTQ
- the phoR gene encoding phosphate regulon sensor histidine kinase PhoR → MSPKVLFWVPVALRMGFVLAGVGLLWWWFDAVSALVAGMAVLIAMLVVQLNYLFQLSGWLDHPQSSKLPDGWGAWTGIFSRLYRLRRDDEKNQAELTEWLARFRQAMHLLPDGVVIMDDVLFLEWCNPAAEEHLGLRHDRDKGMRVTNLVRSPDFMDYLILGRYDQPLTLSFRGRKLIVHIIPFENRRQILVTHDVTETQRAEMMRRDFIANASHELRTPLTVIVGFLEIAASEQLDAKTREAHLKLMTEQGHRMQNLIEDMLTLSRLESVDHPMRPEHVDIRKMMEQIERDAQALSAGKHEIVLEVRGGDVMGAYEELYSAFGNLASNAVRYTPAGGKIRLCWEDTDKGVRFMVQDSGIGISPEHISRLTERFYRVDKSRSRETQGTGLGLAIVKHVLLRHSGTLNITSEPGQGSTFIVNLPKSLAWAPPPPALTA